In one Komagataeibacter sp. FNDCR2 genomic region, the following are encoded:
- a CDS encoding YigZ family protein, whose translation MSAPQRFMLREPAILEREIKKSIFLAQAAPVSTPAEAMEFIATVSDADATHNCWAYLIGQTYRSDDAGEPGGTAGRPILQVIEGQGFDRTVVVVTRWFGGTKLGAGGLVRAYGGTAAECLRQAPRLPIVERVDLTFTCGFSEHALLRARLEGMECRIVAEDFGADGVGLHISAPATREPEVRTRITDITRGQAMIRVVEEDAPQGVGE comes from the coding sequence GTGAGTGCGCCCCAACGCTTCATGCTGCGTGAACCCGCGATACTGGAGCGGGAAATAAAGAAAAGCATTTTCCTTGCGCAGGCGGCCCCCGTTTCCACCCCCGCGGAAGCGATGGAATTCATCGCCACGGTCAGCGACGCGGACGCCACCCATAACTGCTGGGCCTACCTGATTGGCCAGACCTACCGCAGCGATGACGCGGGCGAGCCGGGCGGCACGGCGGGCCGTCCCATCCTGCAGGTAATCGAGGGGCAGGGATTCGACCGCACCGTGGTCGTCGTCACCCGCTGGTTCGGGGGCACCAAGCTGGGTGCGGGCGGGCTGGTGCGGGCCTATGGCGGGACAGCGGCGGAATGCCTGCGCCAGGCCCCCCGGCTCCCGATCGTGGAGAGGGTGGACCTGACCTTCACCTGCGGCTTTTCCGAACATGCGCTGCTGCGCGCCCGGCTGGAAGGCATGGAGTGCCGGATCGTGGCGGAAGATTTCGGCGCGGATGGCGTGGGCCTGCATATCAGCGCCCCCGCCACGCGCGAGCCGGAGGTGCGCACGCGCATTACCGACATAACCCGGGGGCAGGCCATGATCCGCGTGGTCGAGGAAGATGCGCCGCAGGGTGTTGGAGAGTAA
- a CDS encoding MMPL family transporter: protein MLSVPLGRLVAFCSRRAIAVVLAFAVLIVGATYASYSLLGVTTDTDTMFSSSLDWKKRSDEMGRLFPQKQDLLVAVIDAALPEEAQQTALGLAARLRDDHANFNYVTTPQTDPYLVRNGLMFLDPKALERVLNTVIIAQPFLSELAADPSGRGLFSALDLIALGLSQGQADLGNFRAALDGFATTLQHSVDGTPEPLSWERMLAGDLADLGGKYQFVVTQPRLDYDSFQPGGAASDAIRAAARDLPFVKSGRAHVHITGDVQIADEEFATVAEGMVAGLLGSLVLVTLWLVLAVHTWRIIVPIIITLVSGLLLTTGFAALAVGKLNLISVAFAILFVGIAVDFAIQFSVRFRAQTLPDGSAPVLLEALERTGNETGHQILVAATATSAGFLAFTPTAFVGVAQLGLIAGFGMLFAFVCTLTLLPALLRLFRPTAGHGRMGFVFARPIDHAIRRHRRPILGVFMVIALAGLALTPRLTFDADPLHTKNPKSEGMVTLGMLMSEPQYSPYTVDVLLPDLKQAGAMSDRLSGLPMVHDALWLGSLVPSDQKDKLPLIADAANILLPTLLVANPKPAPDAAALRAAAARTAAALGGVLDKLPANDPLRRIQSALAHLSKADDQRVLATNEALVRFLPMQLDMLRDMLRVRPVTVADVPAQLAHDYLLPDGRALVEVHPSHEMKGNRALHTYVNEIRAIAPMAAGSAIDIVQSAATMVHAFVTAAAAAIVMIAIILSVALRRVLDTALVLAPLLLSALMTVILVIVVPEQLNFANIIALPLLLGVGVSFNIYFVMNWRAGIKLPLSSPTARAVLFSALTTGTAFGSLAASHHPGTASMGRLLLLSLGCTLVATLVFVPALLPKRPIDEA from the coding sequence ATGCTATCGGTACCGCTTGGGCGTCTCGTCGCTTTCTGTTCCCGTCGCGCCATTGCGGTCGTGCTGGCCTTTGCCGTGCTGATAGTGGGCGCGACCTATGCCAGCTACAGCCTGCTGGGCGTGACCACCGATACGGACACGATGTTCTCGTCCTCGCTGGACTGGAAGAAGCGCTCCGACGAGATGGGGCGGCTGTTCCCGCAGAAGCAGGACCTGCTTGTCGCCGTCATCGACGCGGCCCTGCCCGAGGAAGCGCAGCAGACCGCCCTGGGGCTGGCGGCCAGACTGCGCGACGACCACGCCAATTTCAATTACGTCACCACGCCCCAGACCGATCCCTACCTGGTGCGCAACGGGCTCATGTTCCTTGACCCCAAGGCGCTGGAGCGGGTGCTCAATACCGTCATCATCGCCCAGCCCTTCCTGAGCGAACTGGCGGCGGATCCGTCGGGGCGCGGGCTGTTCAGCGCGCTGGACCTGATCGCGCTGGGCCTGAGCCAGGGGCAGGCGGATCTGGGCAATTTCCGCGCCGCGCTGGATGGTTTCGCCACCACGTTGCAGCATTCGGTGGACGGCACGCCCGAACCCCTTTCATGGGAGCGGATGCTGGCGGGCGACCTGGCCGACCTGGGGGGCAAGTACCAGTTTGTCGTGACCCAGCCCCGGCTGGATTATGATTCCTTCCAGCCCGGCGGCGCGGCGTCGGACGCGATCCGGGCCGCGGCGCGCGACCTGCCCTTTGTCAAAAGCGGGCGGGCGCATGTCCATATCACCGGCGATGTCCAGATCGCGGATGAGGAATTCGCGACCGTGGCCGAAGGCATGGTGGCCGGTCTGCTCGGCTCTCTGGTCCTGGTCACGCTGTGGCTGGTGCTGGCGGTGCATACATGGCGCATCATCGTGCCCATCATCATCACGCTGGTGTCGGGGCTGCTGCTGACCACGGGCTTCGCCGCGCTTGCGGTGGGCAAGCTGAACCTGATCTCGGTCGCCTTCGCCATCCTGTTCGTGGGGATCGCGGTGGACTTCGCCATCCAGTTCTCGGTCCGCTTCCGGGCACAGACCCTGCCCGATGGATCCGCCCCCGTCCTGCTCGAAGCCCTTGAGCGCACCGGCAATGAAACCGGGCACCAGATCCTCGTCGCCGCCACGGCCACATCGGCGGGCTTTCTGGCCTTTACCCCCACCGCCTTCGTCGGGGTGGCGCAGCTTGGGCTGATCGCGGGCTTTGGCATGCTGTTCGCCTTTGTCTGCACGCTTACGCTGCTGCCCGCGCTGCTGCGGCTGTTCCGCCCCACGGCGGGACATGGCCGGATGGGCTTTGTCTTCGCCCGTCCCATCGACCATGCCATCCGTCGCCACCGCAGGCCGATCCTTGGCGTGTTCATGGTCATCGCGCTGGCGGGCCTGGCGCTGACGCCGCGCCTGACATTCGATGCCGACCCCCTGCATACCAAGAACCCCAAATCCGAAGGGATGGTCACGCTGGGCATGCTCATGTCCGAGCCGCAGTATTCGCCCTATACCGTGGATGTGCTGCTGCCGGACCTGAAACAGGCCGGGGCCATGTCCGACAGGCTGTCCGGCCTGCCGATGGTGCATGACGCGCTGTGGCTCGGCTCGCTCGTGCCATCGGACCAGAAGGACAAGCTGCCGCTGATCGCCGATGCGGCCAACATCCTGCTGCCGACCCTGCTGGTCGCCAACCCCAAGCCCGCGCCGGATGCCGCCGCCCTGCGCGCCGCCGCCGCGCGGACGGCGGCGGCACTTGGGGGCGTTCTGGACAAGCTGCCCGCCAATGACCCGCTGCGCCGCATCCAGTCGGCGCTGGCGCATCTGTCGAAGGCGGATGACCAGCGTGTGCTGGCCACCAACGAGGCACTGGTGCGCTTCCTGCCCATGCAGCTTGACATGCTGCGCGACATGCTGCGTGTCAGGCCGGTTACGGTGGCCGACGTGCCGGCGCAACTTGCCCATGACTACCTGCTGCCGGACGGGCGCGCCCTGGTCGAGGTCCATCCCAGCCATGAGATGAAGGGCAACAGGGCGCTGCATACCTATGTCAACGAGATCCGCGCGATCGCCCCCATGGCGGCCGGTTCCGCCATCGACATCGTGCAGAGCGCCGCCACCATGGTGCATGCCTTCGTCACGGCGGCGGCGGCGGCCATCGTCATGATCGCGATCATCCTGTCGGTTGCCCTGCGCCGGGTGCTGGATACGGCGCTGGTGCTGGCGCCGCTGCTGCTTTCGGCGCTGATGACGGTGATTCTGGTCATCGTCGTGCCCGAGCAGCTCAACTTCGCCAACATCATCGCCCTGCCCCTGCTGCTGGGGGTCGGGGTGTCGTTCAATATCTATTTCGTCATGAACTGGCGCGCGGGCATCAAGCTGCCGCTGTCCAGCCCCACGGCGCGCGCGGTGCTGTTCTCGGCGCTGACGACGGGCACGGCGTTCGGCTCGCTGGCGGCATCGCACCATCCGGGCACGGCCAGCATGGGGCGGCTGCTACTGCTCTCACTGGGCTGCACGCTGGTGGCGACGCTGGTGTTCGTGCCCGCGCTGCTGCCCAAACGCCCGATTGACGAGGCGTGA
- a CDS encoding ABC transporter permease produces MNGVLDFVAGLGRTVLDIVRTAGRVALFAAVALSHMVRPPFYWRTLWTTLVEIGFFSLPVVALTALFSGGVIALQSYTGFAQYHAQNAIAGIVILAVTRELGPVLAGLMVAGRVGAAMSAEIGTMRVTDQIDALSTLSTNPIKYLVTPRLVAGTLALPFLVLVADILGVLGGFTVCVMKLDFSASAYIAATIASLKVMDVTVGLVKAAIFGFLIALMGCYHGYHSRGGAEGVGAATTAAVVAASILLLTFDYLLTDVFFSQ; encoded by the coding sequence GTGAACGGCGTTCTGGATTTTGTTGCCGGACTGGGCAGGACCGTTCTGGATATCGTCCGCACCGCCGGACGGGTTGCGCTGTTTGCCGCCGTCGCCCTGTCGCACATGGTCCGTCCGCCCTTTTACTGGCGCACGCTGTGGACCACGCTGGTGGAGATCGGGTTCTTCTCCCTGCCGGTCGTGGCCCTGACCGCCCTGTTTTCCGGTGGGGTGATCGCGCTGCAATCCTATACCGGATTCGCGCAGTACCATGCGCAGAACGCCATTGCCGGTATCGTCATCCTTGCGGTCACGCGCGAACTTGGCCCGGTTCTGGCCGGACTCATGGTCGCGGGCCGTGTCGGGGCCGCAATGTCGGCCGAGATCGGGACCATGCGCGTCACCGACCAGATCGACGCGCTGAGCACGCTGTCCACCAACCCCATCAAGTACCTGGTCACGCCCCGGCTCGTGGCGGGCACGCTGGCGCTGCCGTTCCTGGTGCTGGTGGCCGACATACTGGGGGTGCTGGGCGGGTTTACCGTGTGCGTGATGAAGCTGGATTTCTCGGCTTCCGCCTATATCGCGGCCACCATTGCATCGCTCAAGGTCATGGATGTGACCGTGGGGCTGGTGAAGGCCGCGATCTTCGGGTTCCTGATCGCGCTCATGGGCTGCTACCATGGCTATCACAGCCGTGGCGGGGCCGAAGGCGTGGGGGCCGCGACGACGGCGGCGGTGGTCGCCGCCTCCATCCTGCTGCTGACATTCGATTACCTCCTGACGGATGTGTTCTTTTCCCAATGA
- the rfbA gene encoding glucose-1-phosphate thymidylyltransferase RfbA — protein sequence MKGILLAGGTGTRLYPLTLATSKQLLPIYDKPMVYYPLSTLMLAGIRDIMIISTPQDLPQFQRLLGDGGQFGLRIEYRVQAAPNGIPQAFLIAEDWLAGSPCALALGDNLIFADRLSTMLQQAATQDQGATVFAYQVRDPERYGVVTFDANGKATEIIEKPASPTSSWAVVGLYFYDSRVLDFVRTLRPSARGELEITDLNRAYLEDGSLRVQQLCRGCAWLDAGMPSSLLEASQFVHTIQTRQGMLVGSPSEIAFRMGYITARQLEEHALRMGKTELGHILLSLARQQEL from the coding sequence AACAGTTGCTGCCGATCTATGACAAGCCGATGGTCTATTACCCTTTGTCCACGCTGATGCTGGCGGGGATCCGGGATATCATGATCATCAGTACGCCGCAGGATCTTCCCCAGTTCCAGCGCCTTCTGGGTGATGGCGGGCAGTTTGGATTACGGATCGAATACCGTGTGCAGGCCGCGCCAAACGGTATTCCGCAGGCGTTCCTCATCGCTGAGGACTGGCTGGCCGGGAGCCCATGCGCGCTGGCGCTGGGTGACAACCTGATTTTCGCGGACCGCCTGAGCACCATGCTCCAGCAGGCCGCAACGCAGGATCAGGGCGCCACCGTATTCGCCTATCAGGTGCGCGACCCGGAGCGTTATGGTGTCGTCACCTTCGATGCGAACGGCAAGGCCACGGAAATCATAGAGAAACCTGCCTCTCCCACCTCAAGCTGGGCGGTTGTCGGCCTGTATTTCTATGACAGCCGCGTTCTGGACTTTGTGCGTACTTTACGGCCCTCGGCGCGGGGGGAACTGGAAATCACGGATCTGAACCGCGCCTATCTGGAAGATGGCAGCCTGAGAGTACAGCAACTGTGCCGGGGGTGCGCATGGCTGGATGCCGGCATGCCTTCCAGCCTTCTGGAAGCCAGCCAGTTCGTCCACACCATCCAGACCCGACAGGGTATGCTGGTGGGCAGCCCGTCTGAAATTGCCTTTCGGATGGGCTATATTACCGCCCGACAGCTTGAGGAACACGCCCTGCGGATGGGCAAGACGGAACTGGGCCATATCCTGCTTTCCCTTGCCCGCCAGCAGGAACTATAG
- a CDS encoding ABC transporter ATP-binding protein, translating to MTEATPKIRIRGLKKAFGPKVVLDGVDLDVMGGTSFVVIGGSGTGKSVLLRCILGLITPDAGSIEIDGVDVTTLSPRQREPYMARIGMLFQNGALFDSLSVWENVTFGLMAAARIGRGPRITRAQARVRAGGLLEQVGMDPAVGTLSPSELSGGMQKRVGLARAIAAQPEILFFDEPTTGLDPIMGAVIDGLIADCVRRLGSTAIAITHDMASAQRIGDRVGMLYEGRLIWQGTPSTLFDSGNPVVDQFTHGRREGPIKIDVPT from the coding sequence ATGACCGAAGCGACCCCCAAGATCCGCATTCGCGGCCTGAAAAAGGCATTTGGCCCCAAGGTTGTGCTTGATGGGGTGGACCTTGATGTCATGGGCGGCACGTCGTTCGTGGTCATCGGCGGGTCGGGCACGGGCAAGTCGGTGCTGCTGCGCTGCATACTGGGGCTGATCACGCCCGATGCCGGCTCCATCGAAATAGACGGCGTGGACGTGACCACGCTGTCACCCCGGCAGCGCGAGCCCTATATGGCGCGCATCGGCATGCTGTTCCAGAACGGCGCGCTGTTCGACAGCCTGAGCGTATGGGAAAACGTGACCTTCGGCCTGATGGCCGCCGCCCGGATCGGCCGTGGGCCGCGCATTACCCGCGCGCAGGCCCGCGTGCGCGCGGGCGGCCTGCTGGAACAGGTGGGCATGGACCCGGCGGTGGGCACGCTTTCGCCTTCCGAACTGTCGGGGGGCATGCAGAAGCGCGTGGGGCTGGCGCGCGCCATCGCGGCCCAGCCTGAAATCCTGTTCTTTGATGAACCGACCACGGGTCTCGACCCGATCATGGGGGCCGTGATCGACGGGCTGATCGCCGATTGCGTGCGCAGGCTGGGCTCCACCGCCATCGCCATCACGCATGACATGGCCTCCGCCCAGCGGATCGGTGACAGGGTCGGCATGCTGTATGAGGGCAGGCTGATCTGGCAGGGCACGCCGTCCACCCTGTTTGACAGCGGCAACCCGGTGGTGGACCAGTTCACCCATGGCCGCCGCGAAGGGCCGATCAAGATTGACGTGCCCACCTGA
- a CDS encoding energy transducer TonB has product MGGTVQQQDGTTHRTPVLRPVMMEGRGWRGMAIGWAILLALLVHGVVVAWLLPGHTRVHEPEEGKNAIQVFFDRPEVASPPMAATPQPQPQPQPQPQPQPQPQPQPQPQPVARPAVSRTPPVNTRRAAQEPPAAARPSAPTSPPPVQGGANARAGMKSGQAGPDHPAAAARPEATAPSGPSSTTLHCTPPAWRYPAMARHMHEEGTAMVELTLGATGQVTQAVLKTGTGYDDLDSTALAAARKVQCTMESGTVEGRHVVLPVMFHLHQAQGH; this is encoded by the coding sequence ATGGGTGGAACCGTGCAGCAGCAGGACGGGACGACGCACAGAACGCCCGTATTGCGCCCCGTCATGATGGAAGGCCGGGGCTGGCGTGGCATGGCCATCGGGTGGGCCATCCTGCTTGCCCTGCTGGTGCATGGCGTGGTCGTGGCGTGGCTGCTGCCGGGCCATACGCGGGTGCATGAGCCCGAAGAGGGAAAAAACGCCATTCAGGTCTTTTTTGACCGGCCGGAGGTTGCATCTCCCCCCATGGCGGCTACGCCACAGCCACAGCCACAGCCACAGCCACAGCCACAGCCACAGCCACAGCCACAGCCACAGCCACAGCCACAGCCCGTAGCCCGGCCTGCCGTTTCGCGCACGCCGCCGGTCAATACACGCCGCGCGGCGCAGGAACCGCCAGCAGCAGCCCGTCCGTCCGCCCCGACATCCCCACCACCTGTTCAGGGCGGCGCAAATGCGAGGGCGGGCATGAAGAGCGGGCAGGCGGGACCGGACCATCCGGCCGCCGCGGCCCGACCGGAAGCCACGGCCCCATCCGGCCCGTCATCGACAACCCTGCACTGCACGCCGCCCGCGTGGCGTTACCCGGCAATGGCCCGGCATATGCATGAGGAAGGAACCGCCATGGTTGAGCTGACTCTAGGGGCGACCGGGCAGGTCACGCAGGCCGTTCTCAAAACCGGCACGGGTTATGATGACCTCGACAGCACCGCCCTCGCGGCCGCGCGCAAGGTGCAATGCACCATGGAGAGCGGTACAGTGGAGGGCAGGCATGTGGTGCTGCCGGTCATGTTCCATCTGCATCAGGCCCAGGGCCACTGA
- a CDS encoding DUF3297 family protein, translating to MTDTPPDRLSVNPASPFYDEALLDRGIGVRFKGIEKTNVEEYCISEGWVRLAVGRGTDRFGNPMAMKVTGPVEVWFKS from the coding sequence ATGACCGATACCCCGCCGGACCGTCTGTCCGTCAATCCCGCCAGTCCCTTTTATGACGAAGCCCTGCTCGATCGCGGCATTGGCGTGCGCTTCAAGGGCATCGAGAAAACCAATGTCGAGGAATACTGCATAAGCGAAGGCTGGGTGCGGCTGGCGGTCGGACGCGGCACCGACCGCTTCGGCAACCCCATGGCCATGAAGGTGACCGGCCCGGTCGAGGTCTGGTTCAAGTCCTGA
- the radA gene encoding DNA repair protein RadA, with protein sequence MARRPANRFVCQSCGAVFSKWSGRCDACGAWNSIVEETVEPTATGGTNARRRTGARINLVGLAGDTPPPPRIETRISELDRVLGGGLVPASVVLVGGDPGIGKSTLLLQGACALARLGRKVMYISGEEAVDQIRLRARRLGLDAPTLELAAAINVADIVATLEAESDLALVVIDSIQTMWMETVESAPGTVSQVRACAFELIRLAKQRGFSLILVGHVTKEGALAGPRVLEHMVDAVLYFEGDRGHQFRILRAAKNRFGATDEIGVFAMTDQGLEEVPNPSALFLAERRGHIAGSAVFAGMEGTRPVLLEVQTLLSPKAGDGGARRAVVGWDTGRLNMLLAVLEARCGIKLNTMDVHLNIAGGLRVGEPAADMAVAAALVSAATGQPTSAGSVYFGEVGLSGEIRQVSQPDTRLKEAHKLGFEHAFLPRRIARGNRRPSAPDGLGIQEIGHLGDLVGLFTQAGEEASA encoded by the coding sequence ATGGCGCGTCGGCCCGCTAACCGTTTTGTCTGCCAGTCCTGTGGGGCGGTCTTTTCCAAGTGGTCGGGCCGGTGCGATGCCTGTGGCGCGTGGAACAGCATTGTCGAGGAAACGGTCGAACCCACCGCGACCGGCGGCACCAACGCGCGCAGGCGCACCGGCGCGCGCATCAACCTTGTGGGGCTTGCGGGCGACACCCCACCGCCACCGCGCATAGAAACCCGCATAAGCGAACTGGACCGCGTGCTGGGGGGCGGGCTGGTGCCGGCCTCGGTCGTGCTGGTGGGCGGGGATCCGGGCATTGGCAAATCCACCCTGCTGTTGCAGGGCGCATGCGCGCTGGCGCGGCTGGGGCGCAAGGTCATGTACATCTCGGGCGAGGAAGCGGTGGACCAGATCCGCCTGCGCGCGCGCAGGCTGGGGCTGGACGCGCCTACGCTGGAACTCGCCGCCGCCATCAACGTGGCCGACATCGTCGCGACGCTGGAGGCGGAAAGCGATCTGGCGCTGGTCGTGATCGACTCCATCCAGACCATGTGGATGGAAACGGTGGAAAGCGCACCCGGCACCGTAAGCCAGGTCCGCGCCTGCGCATTCGAACTGATCCGCCTGGCCAAGCAGCGCGGTTTCAGCCTGATCCTTGTCGGCCATGTCACCAAGGAAGGGGCGCTGGCCGGTCCGCGCGTGCTGGAACACATGGTCGATGCGGTGCTGTATTTCGAGGGCGATCGCGGCCACCAGTTCCGTATCCTGCGCGCGGCCAAGAACCGCTTTGGTGCCACGGACGAAATCGGCGTTTTCGCCATGACCGATCAGGGGCTGGAGGAAGTGCCCAATCCTTCCGCCCTGTTCCTGGCCGAGCGGCGGGGCCATATCGCGGGCTCCGCCGTGTTCGCGGGCATGGAAGGCACCCGGCCCGTCCTGCTGGAGGTGCAGACCCTGCTTTCGCCCAAGGCGGGCGATGGCGGTGCGCGCCGTGCGGTCGTGGGGTGGGATACGGGGCGGCTGAACATGCTGCTGGCCGTGCTGGAAGCGCGCTGCGGCATCAAGCTCAACACCATGGATGTCCACCTCAACATCGCAGGCGGCCTGCGGGTGGGGGAACCCGCGGCCGACATGGCGGTGGCAGCCGCCCTCGTATCCGCCGCCACCGGACAGCCGACCAGTGCGGGTTCGGTCTATTTTGGCGAAGTCGGCCTGTCGGGCGAAATCCGCCAGGTCTCGCAACCCGATACACGGCTGAAGGAAGCGCACAAGCTGGGATTCGAGCACGCTTTCCTGCCGCGCCGCATTGCGCGCGGCAACCGCAGGCCGTCCGCCCCGGATGGACTTGGCATTCAGGAAATCGGCCATCTGGGCGATCTGGTCGGCCTGTTCACGCAGGCGGGGGAGGAGGCCAGCGCGTGA
- a CDS encoding DUF2946 family protein, which translates to MGHARHPFLHDRPVIRWIMVLCACLGLWGQLLIESRSLPGELPRATIIRLTGIDIAPPATEATAPEHPAFHHHTMMDRMPEHRHETGGHTGHDHAEGCPLCPLLHLPALVLATLPFIPSPSVVGARDRHEPRQPRAPPPAPLGLPPSHGPPSIS; encoded by the coding sequence ATGGGCCACGCCCGCCACCCCTTTCTGCACGACAGACCCGTGATCCGCTGGATCATGGTGCTGTGCGCGTGCCTGGGGCTGTGGGGGCAACTCCTGATCGAAAGCCGCAGCCTGCCCGGTGAGTTGCCGCGCGCGACCATCATACGGCTGACGGGCATCGACATTGCCCCGCCCGCGACCGAAGCGACCGCGCCGGAACATCCCGCGTTCCATCATCATACCATGATGGACCGCATGCCGGAGCACCGGCATGAGACCGGGGGCCATACCGGCCACGACCATGCCGAAGGGTGCCCGCTCTGCCCGCTTCTGCACCTGCCCGCGCTGGTCCTTGCAACCCTTCCCTTCATCCCCAGCCCGTCCGTCGTCGGGGCGCGCGACAGGCATGAACCACGCCAGCCGCGCGCGCCGCCGCCCGCACCGCTGGGGCTGCCGCCTTCGCACGGGCCACCTTCTATTTCCTGA
- a CDS encoding TonB-dependent receptor: MLATGLCHDVAHAETTVTLPGLSIDDSAEDTPMGERPLSASSPSQAQTTAARLSSPDAVSLFRDQPGVSAYSAGGLAALPALNGMADDRVATVVDGVRIASGCPNHMNPALSFIDTDSVETATAIAGITPVSMGGDSTGGTIDVERRDPQFARHGRILVTGHVTGTYRSNGGGYGASGSLTVANDTFSLRYNAAYSQAGDYNGGGDAGIVRSTSYLTYNHDVTFGVHRDNHLFSLTFGQQDTPREGFANQYMDMTNNRSTFVNGKYVGTFDWGELEARGYWQREDHAMDFLPDRQKTTHMPMNTNARMAGYSVKATIALAERHTLRLGSSFDHSGLNDWWPPVSGSMMMGPDTYHSINDGHRDRLGHFVEWEAAWTPRVSTLLGFRNDLVMMDTGPVAPYSTTPSMMNNANINAANAFNALDRGRTDVNFDVTALVRWKPRRDLSIEGGYARKTRSPNLYERYAWGQSAMVSSMINWFGDGNGYVGNPDLKPEVANTASITADWHDPDGDRWDLKIQPYYTYTHHYVNAQRLAPAANGFYTLGFVNHNAQSYGINASGNYRLWRSARFGRGEIVTNINWVRGQDLTNGAGLYHQMPTNGNVALHEQWKNWTGRVEMTFVKAKDTVDWVRSEPRTPGYALLGLGGQYTWRYMTLDASIDNVLNQKYELPLGGWSLADSAATGVLRALPGMGRSFNVSLTARF, translated from the coding sequence ATGCTGGCCACCGGCCTGTGCCATGACGTGGCCCATGCCGAAACCACCGTAACCCTGCCCGGCCTGTCCATTGACGACTCGGCGGAAGACACGCCGATGGGCGAACGCCCGCTTTCCGCCAGTTCGCCCTCGCAGGCGCAAACCACGGCCGCGCGCCTCAGCAGCCCCGATGCCGTCAGCCTGTTTCGCGACCAGCCCGGCGTCAGCGCCTATTCGGCGGGGGGGCTTGCGGCACTCCCGGCCCTCAACGGCATGGCGGATGACCGCGTGGCCACCGTGGTCGATGGGGTGCGTATCGCCTCGGGTTGCCCCAACCACATGAATCCGGCGCTGTCCTTCATCGACACGGACAGCGTGGAGACCGCGACCGCCATTGCCGGGATCACACCCGTCAGCATGGGCGGTGACAGCACCGGCGGCACCATCGACGTGGAACGCCGCGACCCGCAATTCGCCAGACATGGCAGGATACTCGTCACCGGCCACGTCACCGGCACCTATCGCAGCAACGGCGGCGGCTACGGCGCCTCAGGCAGCCTGACGGTGGCGAACGACACCTTCAGCCTGCGCTACAACGCCGCCTACAGCCAGGCGGGAGACTATAACGGCGGGGGTGACGCCGGGATCGTGCGCTCCACCAGCTACCTGACCTACAACCACGATGTGACCTTTGGCGTGCACAGGGACAACCACCTGTTCTCCCTGACCTTTGGCCAGCAGGACACCCCGCGTGAGGGATTCGCCAACCAGTACATGGACATGACCAACAACCGCTCCACATTCGTGAACGGCAAGTATGTCGGCACGTTCGACTGGGGCGAACTGGAAGCGCGTGGTTACTGGCAGCGCGAGGACCACGCCATGGACTTCCTGCCCGACCGCCAGAAAACCACCCACATGCCCATGAACACCAATGCCCGCATGGCGGGCTACAGCGTAAAGGCCACCATCGCGCTGGCCGAGCGGCATACCCTGCGGCTGGGCAGTTCGTTCGACCATTCCGGCCTGAACGACTGGTGGCCCCCCGTAAGCGGGAGCATGATGATGGGGCCGGACACCTATCACAGCATCAATGACGGCCACCGTGACCGGCTGGGTCATTTCGTGGAATGGGAAGCGGCATGGACGCCGCGCGTCTCGACGCTGCTGGGCTTTCGCAACGATCTGGTCATGATGGATACCGGCCCCGTCGCCCCCTATTCCACCACGCCGTCCATGATGAACAACGCGAACATCAATGCCGCCAATGCGTTCAATGCGCTGGACCGGGGGCGGACGGATGTGAACTTCGATGTCACGGCCCTTGTGCGCTGGAAGCCGCGCCGCGACCTGTCGATCGAGGGCGGGTACGCCCGCAAGACCCGCTCACCCAACCTGTACGAACGCTACGCATGGGGCCAGTCCGCCATGGTCAGCAGCATGATCAACTGGTTTGGCGACGGGAACGGCTATGTCGGCAACCCCGACCTCAAGCCGGAAGTGGCCAATACCGCCTCCATCACCGCCGACTGGCACGACCCCGATGGCGACCGCTGGGACCTGAAAATCCAGCCCTATTACACCTATACCCATCATTACGTGAACGCGCAGCGCCTGGCCCCCGCCGCCAACGGGTTCTACACGCTGGGCTTCGTCAACCATAACGCCCAGAGCTACGGCATCAACGCATCGGGCAATTACCGCCTGTGGCGCAGTGCACGCTTCGGGCGCGGTGAGATCGTGACCAACATCAACTGGGTGCGCGGGCAGGACCTGACCAATGGCGCGGGGCTGTACCACCAGATGCCCACCAACGGAAACGTGGCGCTGCACGAACAGTGGAAAAACTGGACCGGCCGGGTGGAAATGACCTTTGTAAAGGCCAAGGACACGGTGGACTGGGTGCGCAGCGAACCGCGCACGCCCGGCTATGCCCTGCTGGGGCTGGGGGGGCAGTACACATGGCGCTACATGACGCTGGACGCCAGCATAGACAATGTTCTGAACCAGAAATACGAACTGCCGCTTGGCGGCTGGTCGCTGGCGGATTCCGCCGCCACGGGGGTGCTGCGCGCCCTGCCGGGCATGGGGCGGTCGTTCAATGTCAGCCTGACCGCCCGCTTCTGA